In the Topomyia yanbarensis strain Yona2022 chromosome 3, ASM3024719v1, whole genome shotgun sequence genome, one interval contains:
- the LOC131691736 gene encoding ras-related protein Rab-23, with protein MFEEELEIALKVIVVGNGGVGKTSMVQRYCKGIYTKDYKKTIGVDFLERQIELDGEDIRIMLWDTAGQEEFDAITKAYYRGAQACVLTFSTTDRASFEAIRDWKVKVENECSEVPTVLVQNKIDLMDKAVVSFDEAETLAQSLNCRLIRTSVKEDVNVASVFRYLANKCHQQMKQQYSAAMPIMQPTISAFSPTFQSKATSNTIQLTRPSVKRKPLQKRCGIF; from the coding sequence ATGTTTGAGGAAGAATTGGAGATAGCACTCAAGGTGATTGTAGTCGGGAATGGTGGCGTTGGGAAAACGTCGATGGTGCAACGATATTGCAAAGGCATCTACACCAAGGATTACAAAAAAACAATAGGAGTGGATTTTCTCGAACGACAGATCGAACTCGATGGTGAAGATATTCGAATTATGCTGTGGGATACCGCAGGTCAGGAGGAGTTCGATGCAATCACTAAGGCGTACTATCGTGGAGCACAGGCCTGTGTCTTAACGTTTAGTACGACGGATCGGGCATCGTTCGAAGCTATTCGTGACTGGAAGGTTAAGGTGGAAAATGAGTGCAGTGAAGTTCCGACGGTCCTagtccaaaataaaatcgaccTTATGGATAAGGCCGTAGTGTCATTCGACGAGGCTGAGACTTTGGCGCAATCACTCAACTGTCGACTGATACGAACCTCGGTCAAGGAGGATGTGAATGTAGCCAGCGTTTTCCGCTATCTGGCAAATAAGTGCCACCAGCAGATGAAGCAACAGTACAGTGCTGCGATGCCAATTATGCAACCAACGATCAGTGCATTTAGTCCCACTTTCCAGTCAAAAGCTACCAGCAACACCATACAACTAACGAGGCCATCTGTGAAGCGAAAACCACTACAGAAGAGGTGTGGCATATTTTAA